The window TAAGACCCAGTTGACATATAAAAACTCCAGTGCCGCGGCTTCAAAGCCCTGCCAGGGTTTAATCATCCGGCGGAACGCTTCTTCGCTGCAATGATCCGGATCTCCTCCATAGGCAAGGATGATCCAGCGGCGAACGGCTTTTTCCTGTCCTTTCTGTTTGTGGCTGGCAAACCACCCGTCTGACCTGTTTCGGAAAAGGATCAGATCCTGAGCGGTTGTCGGACCGATACCCCTGATGGAAACCAGGCTTTCATACAGCGCTTCCGGCGGCATCAGTTCAAGCCTGTTATATGTTTCTTTAAGAGAGTCAGCAGCAGATTGTTTTGAATCGTTCGCAACTCCTTCTGCTGCATGTGTATCCGGTTCGGGACCGCCTCCACCTGCAAGCCTGCCGTGAAGCAGCTCGTGTGCCAGCTCTGTCAGATACTCACCCTTTCTGAGTGACAGCCCGTATTGTTTCATGGCCCGGGGGTCGGCTGAGACAAGCCGTTGAGGACGTGGCCAGGCAGGAATGACCCTGTTGCCGCTCTCAAGACGCGTGCCGTAGGCATTGCGGACCTCATGGACCATTTTTCTGGCCGTCGGCTTGTGTTTGATCTGAGTCCGGATAATACGATTGACCGCATCTTCAAAAATGTTTGCACGACTGATGCGCTTCAGGCCGTAAAGCTCCCGGAGAGGGCCGGCCAGTACCGGATCGTTTCCAGCCTGATCATACAGGGGAGTCACATCAAGATCGGTTCCCAGGATCCGGCGAAGTATGCTGTCAGCCTCTGCTTGCTCAGCATCAGTGAGTGATTCATGTGCCCGGATGGTGAACGAGGGTGAGTCAACATCCCCGTTAAAGAAAATGGTGACCAGCACATCCCTGTCAGAAAGCGGTACGGGTCTTGTAAATCCCTGTTCAAACAGTTCTTCCGGTTGATGCTCA is drawn from Natronogracilivirga saccharolytica and contains these coding sequences:
- a CDS encoding DNA-3-methyladenine glycosylase family protein — its product is MAQHIWKIPSRPPHDFFLCLDVDSYFDHEHQPEELFEQGFTRPVPLSDRDVLVTIFFNGDVDSPSFTIRAHESLTDAEQAEADSILRRILGTDLDVTPLYDQAGNDPVLAGPLRELYGLKRISRANIFEDAVNRIIRTQIKHKPTARKMVHEVRNAYGTRLESGNRVIPAWPRPQRLVSADPRAMKQYGLSLRKGEYLTELAHELLHGRLAGGGGPEPDTHAAEGVANDSKQSAADSLKETYNRLELMPPEALYESLVSIRGIGPTTAQDLILFRNRSDGWFASHKQKGQEKAVRRWIILAYGGDPDHCSEEAFRRMIKPWQGFEAAALEFLYVNWVLSEKKQAQHL